Proteins from a single region of Hydra vulgaris chromosome 12, alternate assembly HydraT2T_AEP:
- the LOC136088681 gene encoding uncharacterized protein LOC136088681: MPRELSIRKAAASHQIPKNTLARYVLKVKNTPDGVKVNFRPSNEHLLVFNSSEELLLKKYIQDAVNMHHGLSFTQVRRLAFEFAIANNKNVKCNWTEEKMAGIEWLHSFMRRQSLALRTPEQTSLSRCTSFNKTNVGAFFSNLEGVINRFNLQAQDIFNLDETGLTSVHKPVKVLALKGQKQVGQATSAERGVLVTACCIVGATGTAIPPYLLFPRVFFKEHMIKGAPVGTKGAATKSGWMISDIFIDVLKHFVDHVRPTTDSPKLILLDNHESHLSIAALNYAKTNGIMLLTFPPHCSHKLQPLDVSVFGPLKKHYNRACNDWMTNHPATPITIYDIGELLGTAFPLAFTPRNISQGFKAAGIYPFDSQIFTEEDFLAATVTDRPDPTVSDTTIESTTLPSTSVSTTIEIPTSLTDCQLISPEQIRPFPKAGMRKNNRKPRQKGKSAVLTDTPVKRQLEEAAQMRANKSKPKSIAPRKEKRKILIESSDEGSSEVEYADSSLDISELSSGEDTDDFNQPITVDDFVLAMVHGAKKKSSRHYIAKIISKTQDGFSVKWLKNQNRTTKFYITDEELTFVPASDIVRKLPTPLFHGETGRFANLYSFQFDFSNYSIVM, from the exons atgccCC gagAACTATCGATAAGAAAAGCAGCGGCCAGTCATCagataccaaaaaatacattagcCAGGTATGTgctcaaagttaaaaatacaccTGATGGAGTTAAGGTTAATTTTCGACCATCAAATGAACATTTACTCGTTTTCAACTCAAGTGAAGAATtgctattgaaaaaatatattcaagatGCAGTCAACATGCACCATGGACTTTCATTTACCCAAGTTCGTCGCTTAGCTTTTGAGTTTGCCATAGCAAATAACAAAAACGTGAAATGTAATTGGACAGAAGAAAAAATGGCTGGAATAGAATGGCTGCATTCATTTATGAGACGACAGAGTTTGGCGCTAAGAACCCCCGAACAAACTAGTCTTAGCCGTTGCACTAGTTTCAATAAAACTAATGTTGgagcatttttttcaaatttagaagGTGTTATTAACCGATTTAATCTACAAGCACAAGACATTTTTAACTTAGATGAGACTGGTCTCACAAGTGTACATAAACCAGTAAAAGTTTTGGCTTTAAAGGGGCAAAAGCAAGTTGGCCAGGCAACATCAGCTGAACGAGGTGTCTTGGTTACAGCATGTTGTATTGTTGGAGCTACAGGAACTGCAATACCTCCATATTTGCTGTTTCCCAGAGTGTTTTTTAAGGAACACATGATTAAAGGCGCACCTGTTGGAACAAAAGGTGCAGCAACAAAATCTGGATGGATgatttcagatatttttattgatgtccTCAAACATTTTGTCGATCACGTAAGACCTACAACAGACAGTCCAAAGTTGATATTATTAGACAACCACGAGAGCCACTTAAGTATTGCTGCGTTGAATTATGCAAAGACTAATGGCATAATGTTGCTGACCTTCCCTCCGCACTGCAGCCATAAGTTGCAGCCTCTGGATGTGAGCGTATTCGGTCCCTTAAAAAAACACTACAACAGAGCCTGCAATGATTGGATGACAAACCATCCTGCGACTCCAATCACAATTTATGACATAGGAGAATTACTGGGGACTGCTTTTCCGTTAGCATTTACGCCAAGGAATATTTCCCAAGGGTTCAAAGCAGCAGGAATCTATCCATTTGATTCCCAAATATTTACAGAGGAAGATTTTTTAGCTGCAACAGTTACAGATAGACCAGATCCAACTGTTTCAGATACAACCATTGAATCGACAACATTACCCTCAACATCAGTATCAACCACTATAGAAATACCAACCTCACTAACTGACTGTCAACTTATTTCTCCGGAACAAATACGACCATTCCCTAAAGCCGGAATGcgtaaaaataacagaaaaccAAGGCAGAAAGGAAAGTCTGCTGTTTTAACGGATACTCCAGTCAAACGGCAATTGGAAGAAGCTGCACAAATGCGTGCAAATAAATCTAAGCCTAAGTCCATTGCCCCAAGAAAAGAAAAGCGTAAAATATTAATAGAGTCCAGTGATGAAGGATCATCAGAAGTAGAGTATGCCGATTCTTCATTGGATATTTCAGAATTATCTTCTGGAGAAGATACGGATGATTTTAACCAGCCCATAACCGTCGATGATTTCGTGCTTGCTATGGTGCACGGAGCTAAGAAAAAGTCTAGCAGGCACTATATTGCCAAAATAATTTCGAAAACGCAAGATGGTTTCAGCGTTAAGTGgctgaaaaatcaaaataggacaacaaaattttatattacagATGAGGAGCTGACCTTCGTTCCTGCATCCGATATTGTTCGAAAATTGCCAACTCCTCTATTTCACGGAGAAACGGGACGATTCGCCAATTTATATTCCTTTCAATTCGATTTTTCCAATTATTCCATTGTTATGTAA